Genomic window (Daucus carota subsp. sativus chromosome 5, DH1 v3.0, whole genome shotgun sequence):
CGATTTGACTCTTATCCATTACTTTAGACTTTTTAATAGCAACTACACGTTGATCAGGTAAAATTCCTTTGAACACTACACCATAACCACCCTGGCCAAGGATCCTATCAGCGGCATAGTTGTTGGTGGCTTTCTTCAGCTCTGCATCCGTGAAAACTTTTTTGGACTCAACAGCATTGCCCTCCTTTGAAATGATTTGCTGTATTAACAGGAGACCACCGTTTTGTTGGAAAAACTTTTCTCTCAGTTGAGTGTGCTTTCGCTTCTTGATGGTGCAGAATAACCAATTTATTGCAATAACTAAGGAGGTGAAGCCGAATGTCATACCTTGCAAAGCATAATAATTTGAGTTATGAATAAAGGTAaagtgatttcaaaaaaaatatataaagtggACTATTAACATTTTCCTAATACATAGTGTGATAAAGCTTTTGCAAAGAGATAAGGTGTTCACATTAGACTTAATTAGCAGATTCCTATTATGTTCTGTTTATTACTTCCGCCGTGTGATGAATTGGTTGTGATTCGTATTAGATTTTGCAAAGACAGCAAAGTATTACCTAAGATGAACTTGACCAAGGGGAACTTGGAGCTTTTAGCAACGCAACCACTGCCACCTTTCCTGCCATCACCCTCATAACCATGTGGACAAGAACATGTATAACTACCTATATTATTATTGCAGGTCTTCTCACAATCGTTCTTTGTTGAATCTGCACATTCATCTATATCTGGAAGCGGGAAAAAATTGAATGATTATTGTGAAGATATAAAATCCAATTTAACACTCTTAAGACTGTATGGTTAACTCTCTTCAAGAAGGATTGAGGAGAGCTTTTGCCAAGATTATAACATGTAGCATATAATTACCTTGGCATCCTGGGCTGAGATATGGATTACCCTCGTAACCTTTATTACAGCTACACCGGTAGCCACCAGAACTTTTACCTGCGTCTCTGCAGTGGCTATTGTTATATCTGCAAGCAAAAGAATGAGAGTCCTGAGCTGCCTGAGCACAAGTTTTATTTTCATCAATCACCCAGTCAAGTACTACAGGGACAGTAGCCTCGGTCTTATTTTGGAAGGCTGTATCCTTAAGATCCTCAAGACCACGGAACTTGAACATGTTTTTTTCACCCAAAAAAGCATAGCCGCACGAATCAAAAGACGAGGTGCTGTTTGTATGGTTGTTATAGCTTTCGAGGTAGGCATCAAAGTACTTGTGAACCTTAACGGATACTTGGCAGCAGCCGGTGCCTAAACACTCGCCTTCACGAACTTCCTCCGCATTATGGCATGTGGTTACGCATCCTTTAGGTAGATAATCATCTACAGCCTGATAGATGTTTCCACGGTCATCACAACCAACAACGGTGAACACATTTGCGTCAGAAAACGTGTATGGAGTTCCACTTAAATTATATGATGCAGGTTTCCAACTGTCAAGTAGAGAGCCTTTATCATAGCAATATTTAGCCACAACATTATCAACACGCAGCTCGCTGTCTGATATATCAAAAATCTGAATGTTACCATCTTGTACGAAGGCCTTGGGAGGATTGGTAGAATGGTCGCAGGTGATCTCAAACAAGGAATCTCTGGAACAGCCGGAGCCTTTAGAGTTAATCCCAAAGGGATATGGTACTTTCAAGTTTCCACATTGGCTTGGGCATCCTGGCTTTGTAAAGTTTCCAACCTTCATAATGGTGTGATTGGTGTTGGTACCCATAGTAGCAGTATGCCCTGACCCTGAGGCCTGTGCTTCAAGTCCCCGAGCACAAAAAAGCAAAACAAGGAGCAGGTACATTTCTTCTCTATTTTGCAGAACTCTAATTCAGGAGAGGGCTGCATGGTACATGAATATGCCTCTGTTTTTAAGATACTCGAAAGCTAATGGCCTGCCATCCACCAAAcacttgattttattttatttttgccaAGTCATCTTACACTAATCTCATTCACATGATATGCTCAGACGTTTTTTACATTACCTTTAGGTAAAGTAAGACtgcaacatatattttttatgttggAATTATTGAAAGAACAAGACATGCGTAAATAAACAATTGAACATGACAAGGTGATGAGACCTGAGAGGAGAGAAGAACGGACCCTCAGCCTCATGTATAAAATAAGCGGCCTCGTGGTTCATGTAAGATAAAATAAGTAAATTCGCAATTGGTGTAgaatggttttttttttcttttcaaacaaTTGGTGCAAAGTTGGCCTTAAAGTAAACTGTAATTTTGATTTGGTCAGGCCAGACCACGTAAATCTGAGGAGATAGCTACTACGATATCATCCGCTactgaatttattaaaataattttaaagatcaAAATCTTGTGCAACCCATGTGATAAACTCGAGTTTAAGATACAACGACAGAGCTACAAACACTCCGCTACATCACTACTTTCTGAACTTCTTAAACCAACTGTCTAAACTGTGCACCTGAAACCCGCTAAAAACTGGAACAACATTATTCATACACGATTGGTGCCGAATCCTACCAgagatagaaaatataatataaatgcaTCTTGTGTGCTTATTGTATATAATACTAATGCATATATAAATCATGATCATTGATCTATCTATCTCAATGAGGTCTCAACGCGGGCTGCTTGATGGGAGCAACAAACTAGCAGTTCCCGAGCTATATTGTTCCAAGTCATGAACAGTATTGTTGTAAGAGCTTAACTGGATTCCATACAAATCTGAATATGGAGCTTCGGCAGTACTTGCCAAGCTTTCATTTTCTTCATAGCAATCCTGATTAGCCCAAGGATGTTTAGTAAAATTTCTTAAACCTTCTAGTTTCATTGTAACTTCCTTCATTGTAGGTCTTTCTTCACCAATAAGGCTAAGGCACCTCTTCACAAGTTGTGCAGCTGCTTCAAGTTGGTCTATTGTCCCTTCTTTTACCACTCGAGGCTCAAGAATTTGAAAAATGCGATTTTCATTCAAAGAGGTGATGAAGTATGTAGCTAGATGTACGTCTTTGGGGGATCTCTCCATGCAAATTGGTTTTCTCCCTGTTAAAAGCTCAGCGAGAACCACTCCAAAACTGTAAACATCACTTTTGTCGGTCAGCTGGCCTGTGTGGAAGTATTCAGGGTCTAAGTACCCCAAGGTCCCCTGGACTAAAGTAGTCACTTGGTTTTTGTCCAAGGGTACAAGCCTTGATGCTCCGAAATCTGATATTTTGGCCACATGATGATCGTCCAGTAAAATGTTGGCTAACTTGACATCTCTATGAATGACGGGCATGGAAGCTGCAGAGTGTAGATATGCAAGGGCGCCAGATGATTCAGCAGCAATTCTCAACCGGTTCTCCCAAGACAACCACGACATGCCTCCTTCTATACTGTGGACATGATCGAATAAGGAACCATTTGAGACAAACTCATAAACCAGTAGAGGTACTTCACACTCTAAACAACAGCCCAGAAGTTTGACTACATTTCTGTGGTTAACTTGCATAAGAATCATCATCTCATTGATAAATTGATGAATTTGACTCTTCTCCATTACTTTCGACCTCTTAATAGCAACTACACGTTGATCAGGCAAAATTCCTTTGAACACTACACCAGAACCACCCTGGCCAAGGATCCTTTCAGCGGCATAATTGTTGGTGGCTTTTTTCAGTTCTGCATCAGTGAAAAGTTTAGTCGACTCAACAGCACTGCCTTCCTTCAAAATGCTTTGCTGTTTCAACAGGAGACCGCCGTTTTGGTGGAAAAACTTTTCCCTGAGCTGGGTGTGTTTTCTTTTCTTAATGGAGCAGTAGAGCCCATTTATTGCAACGATTAAGGAGGTGAAaccgattgtcataccttgcaAACCACCGAACGTGCGGTGTTTTCTAATTAGTAATTTGAGTAAAGAATACAGATAGAGTtccatttatcaaaaaaaatgataagagTTTTAACATTTTGCTAATATACCAAGTAATATAATTGCTTCTGTCATGCGAATAAATTGGTTGTGATTCTATTTAAGATCTTGCAAAAAACGTAACAGAAAAAGAGCCAATCCTAATTTCTACCATAACTAACCCATGCGTATATTAATGTTTGTGGGAGTTTGGGGGTGCCTCAATTTTTAACTTCTGAAGGAGTGTTACCTAAGAAGAACTTGAGCATGGGGAATTTGGAACTTCTAACAACGCAACCGCTGCCGCTTTTCCTGCCATCGCCGTCATAACCATGTGGACAAGAACATGTATAATTACCTGGAGTATTATTGCAAGTCATCGTACAATCGTTTTTTGGATCTGCACATTCATTTATATCTGGAAGAGGAAAAAACATAAGAATATAGGTTTAAGATAAATGATCCAATTTAATCCTCCTAAGACTGTAAGGCATGAAACTACATATGGTATCAATTATACCTCTTCCTAACACTAATATATAATTACCTTGGCATCCTGGGCGGAGATATGGATTACCCTCGTAACCTTTATTACAGCTACATCGGTAACCACCAAAACGCGTACCTGCTTCACTGCAATGGCTATTGTTATATCTGCAAGCGTAAGAGCTAGAATCTTGCCTTGCTTGAGCACAAGTTTTATTGTCACCAATCACCCAGTCAAGTACTACAGGGACAGTAGCCTTGGTCTTATTTTTGAAGGATGTATCATTAAGATCTGAAAGACCACCGAAGTTGAACTTGTTTTTTTCAGCCAAAAATGCATAGCCGCACGAATCAAAAGACGAGGTGCTGTTTGTATGGTTGTTATAGCTGTCAAGGTAGATATCATAGTACTTGAGAACCTTAATGGATACTTGGCAGCAGCCTGTGCCTAAACACTCGCCTTCACGAACTTCCTCCGCATTGTGGCATGTGGTTATGCATCCTTTAGGGAGATAATCATCTCTAGCCTGGTAGATGCTTCCACGGTCATCACAACCAACAACGGTGAACACATTGGCGTCAGAAAACGTGTATGGAGTATCACTTAAATCAAATGATGCAGAATTCCAACTGTCAAGAGAGCCTTGATCATAGCAATATTTAGCCACAAAATTACTAACACGCAGCTCGCTGTCTGATATATCAAAAATCTGAATGTTACCATCTTGTACGAAGGCCTTGGGAGGGTTGGTAGAATGGTTGCAGGTGATCTCAAACAAGTAATCTCTGGAACAGCCGGAGCCTTTAGAGTTAATCCCAAACGGATATGGTATTGTCAAGTTTCCGCATTGGGTTGGGCATCCTGGCTTTGTAAACTTTCCAGCCTTCATAATGGTGTAATTGGTGTTTGCAGTATGACCTGAAGTGGCCAACTCTTGTGCTTCTAGCCTCCCAGTAAAAACAAGCAAGGCAAGAAGCAAGTACATTTTTGTTATACTTTGCAAGTATATTCGGGAGACTAGACTTGTAGTGTTATTTATAGATACGGCTCGCGCATACCCTCtctttatatactccctccgtcccaaaatacttgtcacatttggttttgtgccggtcaaattgactaaagtttgactggaatttattaatattttatcaattgataaaataaaaaaaatatatcaccggaaataacttttaatctactttaagatgtaattttcagttttttaaaataatgagtgattgacttataatctttggtcaaaacttagtcaatttgaccaacaaaaatagaaatgtgacaagtattttgggacggagggagtaaaagatACCAGCGctttgtaaataatatattactatttaatactccctccgtccctcccatttcttatcaaatgggttgggcacggaggttaagaaatatgtataaagtataagaaatgggttgggcacggaggttaagaaatatgtataaagtagtggaaaagcggaagaaaagtgggtgaagtggtgggatccattgatttttaatgtataaaaagaagatagtggaataaaagtagtgtgaaaaggaaagaaaaatggagaagtggtgggactcattaattatttttggtaaattttgaaatgtaaagaattggatgggacacccaaaaaggaaagtgtaaagaaatgggagggacggagggagtaataatttacCAAATAATTATCAATATTAGATTCACAAAAACTAAAGTTAGTGTTACATGTAGCATTACCTATTACACATctaaataattatgaattataataaTGAGTTCATGTTATATGATTAgccaaattaatattaatacaaaattttatttaacctCTGCCTTTCACAAAATTGTTATAAAGAATGATGGTGACAGTGGCATGACAAAAAGACTCACGAGATATTATAAAAAACTTAATAacaaattagttttaatttttttaacttaaaaccTCTATTActattcaataataatttactaaatatattgatattcaCAAAAAGTCCAATTAGCGTCGCACATAATATTACTTATTTGACAtgtaaaataattatgaatCAAAAAAACTAAATTGCATTAAAGATTGAATACCCTCCCAGCCAATTTATATGTTTTggtgttaaatatttttttttacatcattTTAGAATCATAAACAacataatgattttattaaaataaaacatacatTTTAAGATGAGTTCGTATTATGAGTTAATATGTATTTTgagtataattaattattttaagaaaataaaatttgaaacatgaataaatattaatatgttaataCATCATAAATTTTGTGCCACAGTAataatagtttaaataaatatattaaaaattatttttctaataaataataaatttaaaaaaattatatgatcccGTGTTTGGCACGAGTTATAAACTAGTATATATTAATGTCTGAAAATAGAAATTCTTAAACTACACGAGCAAAGTAAAGATAAATTcaaaacttttaatttttttgacaactaaatatagaatagaaaaatatattgtaaCAAGAACGctttgaaattttcttatctctactattctctctcaaattagggttttgagagtcgactcccaaaactagccgtcacttctccattcttcaccttcatcctcttcatccaccaaatcattttcgctctcccatcttctccactatttactagttttttgtttttcaataaaatcgagtgttgcttaaacctcgaagattccaatcgagttttattctcGGATCTATTTCGGATTTGAGTTTGGgcttgattgttttctgaataaatcagatcttttgaaatcaaagatccgattgtgttttcccgtctcgccttttggcgtgtgttgatttagtacccCATTCTTGGGCGATTCTGCGTTGATATGTCGTTCTGtgttatcaatgagaatgattgtgatggagttttgggagatctggcttatcgcatcattaatactttcggCATGTTTATAGCTGGcttccggcatgtagatagctggggtatgcttggaacggtggcgatcgcatgtgctcacctttcacaaattatagttgttcattattcgaggacccttgttcctcattgcttagtttttacaactgagtcgtctgaacaccgcaacagccatggaactattgtgaaggtcaattgtgaagctaccattttcgggattgatgtaggct
Coding sequences:
- the LOC108220976 gene encoding wall-associated receptor kinase 2-like, which encodes MYLLLVLLFCARGLEAQASGSGHTATMGTNTNHTIMKVGNFTKPGCPSQCGNLKVPYPFGINSKGSGCSRDSLFEITCDHSTNPPKAFVQDGNIQIFDISDSELRVDNVVAKYCYDKGSLLDSWKPASYNLSGTPYTFSDANVFTVVGCDDRGNIYQAVDDYLPKGCVTTCHNAEEVREGECLGTGCCQVSVKVHKYFDAYLESYNNHTNSTSSFDSCGYAFLGEKNMFKFRGLEDLKDTAFQNKTEATVPVVLDWVIDENKTCAQAAQDSHSFACRYNNSHCRDAGKSSGGYRCSCNKGYEGNPYLSPGCQDIDECADSTKNDCEKTCNNNIGSYTCSCPHGYEGDGRKGGSGCVAKSSKFPLVKFILGMTFGFTSLVIAINWLFCTIKKRKHTQLREKFFQQNGGLLLIQQIISKEGNAVESKKVFTDAELKKATNNYAADRILGQGGYGVVFKGILPDQRVVAIKKSKVMDKSQIDQFINEMVILTQVNHRNVVKLLGCCLECEVPLLVYEFVSNGSLFDHVHGIEGGMSWLSWENRLRIAAESSGALAYLHSAASMPVIHRDVKLANILLDDRHVAKISDFGASRLVPLDKNQVTTLVQGTLGYLDPEYFHTGQLTDKSDVYSFGVVLAELLTGRKPICAERSPKDVNLATYFITSLNENRIFKILEPRVVKEGTVDQLEAAARLVKRCLSLIGEERPTMKEVTMELEGLRNCTKHPWADQRGHDENESLISSNEAPVSDFSEIQLSSSNDILEDSEQNSSGTACLLLPSSSPR
- the LOC108220907 gene encoding wall-associated receptor kinase 2-like, which gives rise to MYLLLALLVFTGRLEAQELATSGHTANTNYTIMKAGKFTKPGCPTQCGNLTIPYPFGINSKGSGCSRDYLFEITCNHSTNPPKAFVQDGNIQIFDISDSELRVSNFVAKYCYDQGSLDSWNSASFDLSDTPYTFSDANVFTVVGCDDRGSIYQARDDYLPKGCITTCHNAEEVREGECLGTGCCQVSIKVLKYYDIYLDSYNNHTNSTSSFDSCGYAFLAEKNKFNFGGLSDLNDTSFKNKTKATVPVVLDWVIGDNKTCAQARQDSSSYACRYNNSHCSEAGTRFGGYRCSCNKGYEGNPYLRPGCQDINECADPKNDCTMTCNNTPGNYTCSCPHGYDGDGRKSGSGCVVRSSKFPMLKFFLGMTIGFTSLIVAINGLYCSIKKRKHTQLREKFFHQNGGLLLKQQSILKEGSAVESTKLFTDAELKKATNNYAAERILGQGGSGVVFKGILPDQRVVAIKRSKVMEKSQIHQFINEMMILMQVNHRNVVKLLGCCLECEVPLLVYEFVSNGSLFDHVHSIEGGMSWLSWENRLRIAAESSGALAYLHSAASMPVIHRDVKLANILLDDHHVAKISDFGASRLVPLDKNQVTTLVQGTLGYLDPEYFHTGQLTDKSDVYSFGVVLAELLTGRKPICMERSPKDVHLATYFITSLNENRIFQILEPRVVKEGTIDQLEAAAQLVKRCLSLIGEERPTMKEVTMKLEGLRNFTKHPWANQDCYEENESLASTAEAPYSDLYGIQLSSYNNTVHDLEQYSSGTASLLLPSSSPR